The Miscanthus floridulus cultivar M001 chromosome 17, ASM1932011v1, whole genome shotgun sequence genome has a window encoding:
- the LOC136517015 gene encoding probable carbohydrate esterase At4g34215 gives MARVLVLLPPFISLFLLLAAPGAETATASSPTLVFLLAGQSNMGGRGGATNGTWDGVVPPDCAPSPRILRLSPLLRWEEAREPLHAGIDLHNVLGVGPGMPFAHALLRSGRRRRPAGVPPHAVLGLVPCAQGATPIANWSRGTPLYDRMLARARAAVANGSSRLAALLWYQGEADTIRRQDADVYTSRMEAFVRDVRRDLGMPDLLVIQVGLATGQGKFVDIVREAQRRVSLPNVKYVEAKGLPVASDYTHLTTPAQVQLGKMLAASYLAATL, from the coding sequence ATGGCCCGTGTGCTCGTGCTGCTGCCGCCtttcatctccctcttcctcctcctggcCGCACCAGGTGCAGAGACCGCCACCGCCTCCAGCCCGACGCTGGTGTTCCTCCTGGCGGGGCAGTCCAACatgggcgggcgcggcggcgccaCCAACGGCACCTGGGACGGCGTGGTGCCGCCCGACTGCGCGCCCTCCCCGCGCATCCTCCGCCTTTCCCCGCTGCTGCGCTGGGAGGAGGCCCGGGAGCCGCTGCACGCCGGCATCGACCTGCACAACGTGCTCGGGGTCGGCCCCGGGATGCCCTTCGCGCACGCGCTCCTGcgctccggccgccgccgccgccccgccggCGTCCCGCCGCACGCTGTCCTCGGGCTCGTCCCCTGCGCGCAGGGCGCCACGCCCATCGCCAACTGGTCCCGCGGCACGCCGCTGTACGACCGCATGCTCGCGCGCGCAAGGGCCGCCGTCGCCAATGGATCCAGCAGGCTCGCCGCGCTGCTCTGGTACCAGGGCGAGGCCGACACCATCAGGCGCCAGGACGCCGACGTCTACACGTCCCGCATGGAGGCCTTCGTCCGCGACGTCCGCCGGGACCTCGGCATGCCGGACCTGCTCGTCATCCAGGTCGGGCTGGCCACGGGGCAGGGCAAGTTCGTCGACATCGTCAGGGAGGCGCAGAGGAGGGTCAGCCTCCCCAACGTCAAGTACGTGGAAGCCAAGGGCCTGCCCGTCGCCAGCGACTACACGCATCTCACTACGCCGGCGCAGGTGCAGCTGGGGAAGATGCTCGCCGCCTCCTACCTGGCAGCCACCCTCTGA
- the LOC136518671 gene encoding DUF724 domain-containing protein 3-like isoform X1, which yields MGRGRPRKRLRSRGDDEAAREGGDDDPALFPVGAEVEVRSDDPGFVGSYYEATVEGYQHSDLSYVVAYSSLSRRDGGDSPLREVAATTNVRPRPPHRPPPRRGFAMHDMVDAFHNGGWWAGVVVSAVPVPPPEVDTAQRPRRVYKVCFPTSREQLDFEETALRPSRVFLDDCWVPAAAAKAKNGTPLFREGSQVEVSRSTKTFGKYWSPATVLKLIGASSFLVQYRDVKEDGELVTEILDSQYIRPTRDMVRMDSKYRFSPSSPAEVFREGSWWPGVILEVLDIESTKKYVVKIKSHEADKDDAKCTDLLTVDHTQLRPRYDWYHGKWVRSMSEKPVNRGPESTSRKRPASAVLAMASCNDSVDIASMAPCVDNDSISYESGSHLMEKVNKDVVSEPFWPDLVSNENDPTKHKASTCPEKVVKQQGTILSFKSHLPTKRKTSSYPEKVVKQQGTMLSFESHLALPSQSSATGFGNFKYDPKLSLSDQLERSSSQMVAKPSAPQTGQLQASLFGSFGTLRPLPLPLTPSFIIPSHTIEFGSVVGSNKALAYQEKQSTDGCCDGMAGVNQSTNFGPFSAFKNVAAHEEHGTPKQDHTSAMVRYAAEGIQSIENSEIVQLFSISTSNSTEARPDDTLIAPKGAMVRYAAEGSKSIENSEMTQLTSVGTSNSTEAQPDDTLIAPKGDMVRYAAEGGQSTENSEITQLSSIGTSNSTEAQPGDTLIAPKGSEGTPMSKFVPSRTHGSSHSLLQGSRDVQESIVAEQPSGSSDVEEIPFVKTSPLWAQIEAMEVFRKVLQRPNFHKWQQHVPELREGMALGLMLSFANLAESVKRLCIEDDDAVFEEKMKGVSLLEADGFDVEHLRSRLETLLRIKKGRAKLQGAIKDLELKFSHEETQRRAQMGVLNMTVRQLELQACLFRRMMQSALSQEISDASEISRLKAEVSKLDQYFSSATASPW from the exons ATGGGGCGCGGCCGGCCCAGGAAGCGACTGCGGTCCCGCGGGGACGACGAGGCAGCGAGGGAGGGGGGCGACGACGACCCAGCCCTCTTCCCCGTTGGCGCGGAGGTGGAGGTGCGCAGCGACGACCCCGGCTTCGTCGGCTCCTACTACGAGGCCACCGTCGAGGGGTACCAGCACAGCGACCTCAGCTACGTGGTGGCCTACTCCTCGCTCAGCCGCAGGGACGGCGGGGACTCGCCGCTGCGGGAGGTCGCCGCCACCACCAAcgtgcgcccgcgcccgccccacaggccgccgccgcggcgggggTTCGCCATGCACGACATGGTCGACGCGTTCCACAACGGCGGCTGGTGGGCCGGCGTCGTCGTCAGTGCCGTGCCGGTGCCGCCACCGGAGGTGGACACCGCGCAGCGGCCACGCAGGGTGTACAAGGTCTGCTTCCCGACGTCGCGGGAGCAGCTGGACTTCGAGGAGACGGCGCTGCGGCCGAGCCGCGTGTTCCTGGATGACTGCTGGgtccctgctgctgctgcaaagGCG AAGAATGGAACACCACTATTCAGAGAGGGAAGCCAAGTTGAAGTGAGTCGCTCCACGAAAACGTTCGGCAAATACTGGAGTCCAGCTACTGTTCTCAAACTAATTGGTGCGTCGAGTTTCTTGGTACAATACAGAGATGTCAAAGAGGATGGTGAACTTGTTACTGAGATTCTAGATTCTCAATATATCCGGCCAACAAGAGACATGGTTCGCATGGACTCAAAGTATAGATTTTCCCCATCTTCTCCCGCAGAAGTCTTTCGTGAAGGTAGCTGGTGGCCTGGTGTTATTTTGGAGGTTTTGGATATTGAATCAACCAAGAAGTATGTCGTGAAAATCAAGAGCCACGAGGCAGACAAGGATGATGCCAAATGTACTGATTTGTTGACTGTTGACCATACACAACTGAGGCCGCGGTATGACTGGTACCATGGAAAATGGGTGCGCAGCATGTCAGAG AAACCTGTTAACAGGGGGCCTGAATCAACATCTCGAAAAAGGCCAGCTTCTGCTGTCTTGGCAATGGCATCATGTAACGATAGTGTTGATATTGCTAGCATGGCACCATGTGTTGACAATGACAGCATCAGCTATGAATCTGGCTCACATCTTATGGAAAAGGTAAATAAAGATGTAGTATCGGAACCATTTTGGCCTGACTTGGTGTCCAATGAAAATGATCCTACCAAGCATAAGGCAAGCACTTGTCCAGAAaaagtggtgaagcaacaaggTACAATATTGTCATTTAAGTCCCACTTGCCTACCAAGCGTAAGACAAGCAGTTATCCTGAAaaagtggtgaagcaacaaggTACAATGTTGTCATTCGAGTCCCACTTGGCACTTCCTTCACAATCATCAGCGACAGGGTTTGGCAATTTCAAATATGATCCTAAACTTTCTCTAAGTGATCAACTTGAACGATCCTCTTCTCAGATGGTGGCCAAGCCCTCTGCTCCACAGACTGGACAGCTGCAAGCTTCGTTGTTTGGATCATTTGGGACATTAAGGCCTCTTCCTCTCCCACTGACCCCATCTTTTATAATACCATCACATACCATAGAATTTGGCAGCGTTGTAGGATCAAACAAAGCACTAGCTTATCAGGAAAAGCAATCAACTGATGGATGTTGTGATGGTATGGCTGGCGTTAACCAGAGCACTAATTTTGGGCCATTTTCTGCATTCAAGAATGTTGCAGCTCATGAGGAACATGGAACGCCGAAACAGGATCATACTTCAGCCATGGTAAGGTATGCAGCTGAAGGTATCCAATCCATCGAGAATTCAGAAATAGTACAATTGTTTTCTATTAGTACGAGCAACTCTACTGAAGCACGACCTGATGATACATTGATTGCACCAAAAGGTGCCATGGTGAGGTATGCAGCTGAAGGTAGCAAATCCATCGAGAATTCAGAAATGACACAGTTGACTTCTGTTGGTACAAGCAACTCTACTGAAGCACAACCTGATGATACATTGATTGCACCAAAAGGTGACATGGTGAGGTATGCAGCTGAAGGTGGCCAGTCCACCGAGAATTCAGAAATAACACAGTTGTCTTCTATTGGTACGAGCAACTCTACTGAAGCGCAACCTGGTGATACATTGATTGCACCAAAAGGTTCTGAGGGTACGCCAATGTCCAAGTTTGTTCCAAGCAGAACACACGGCTCTAGCCACTCCTTGCTGCAGGGATCTCGTGATGTCCAGGAGAGCATCGTAGCTGAACAGCCTTCAGGATCCTCGGATGTTGAGGAAATTCCATTCGTGAAGACCTCCCCGTTGTGGGCACAGATCGAGGCAATGGAAGTTTTCCGTAAGGTGTTGCAACGACCAAACTTTCATAAGTGGCAGCAGCACGTTCCAGAGCTCCGTGAAGGAATGGCATTGGGTCTGATGCTCTCTTTCGCCAACCTGGCAGAGAGCGTAAAGAGGCTATGCATTGAGGATGACGATGCAGTGTTCGAAGAGAAGATGAAGGGCGTTTCTCTGCTGGAAGCTGATGGGTTCGACGTGGAGCACCTGCGATCACGCCTGGAAACATTGCTGCGCATAAAGAAGGGGCGTGCCAAACTGCAGGGCGCAATTAAAGATCTGGAGCTGAAGTTTTCTCACGAAGAGACTCAGAGGCGCGCACAGATGGGTGTGCTAAATATGACTGTCCGTCAGCTTGAACTGCAGGCTTGTCTCTTCCGCCGCATGATGCAGTCTGCTCTTTCACAGGAGATAAGTGATGCCTCGGAGATCTCGAGGCTGAAAGCAGAAGTTAGTAAGCTCGATCAGTACTTCAGCAGCGCCACCGCATCCCCGTGGTGA
- the LOC136518671 gene encoding DUF724 domain-containing protein 3-like isoform X2: MGRGRPRKRLRSRGDDEAAREGGDDDPALFPVGAEVEVRSDDPGFVGSYYEATVEGYQHSDLSYVVAYSSLSRRDGGDSPLREVAATTNVRPRPPHRPPPRRGFAMHDMVDAFHNGGWWAGVVVSAVPVPPPEVDTAQRPRRVYKVCFPTSREQLDFEETALRPSRVFLDDCWVPAAAAKANGTPLFREGSQVEVSRSTKTFGKYWSPATVLKLIGASSFLVQYRDVKEDGELVTEILDSQYIRPTRDMVRMDSKYRFSPSSPAEVFREGSWWPGVILEVLDIESTKKYVVKIKSHEADKDDAKCTDLLTVDHTQLRPRYDWYHGKWVRSMSEKPVNRGPESTSRKRPASAVLAMASCNDSVDIASMAPCVDNDSISYESGSHLMEKVNKDVVSEPFWPDLVSNENDPTKHKASTCPEKVVKQQGTILSFKSHLPTKRKTSSYPEKVVKQQGTMLSFESHLALPSQSSATGFGNFKYDPKLSLSDQLERSSSQMVAKPSAPQTGQLQASLFGSFGTLRPLPLPLTPSFIIPSHTIEFGSVVGSNKALAYQEKQSTDGCCDGMAGVNQSTNFGPFSAFKNVAAHEEHGTPKQDHTSAMVRYAAEGIQSIENSEIVQLFSISTSNSTEARPDDTLIAPKGAMVRYAAEGSKSIENSEMTQLTSVGTSNSTEAQPDDTLIAPKGDMVRYAAEGGQSTENSEITQLSSIGTSNSTEAQPGDTLIAPKGSEGTPMSKFVPSRTHGSSHSLLQGSRDVQESIVAEQPSGSSDVEEIPFVKTSPLWAQIEAMEVFRKVLQRPNFHKWQQHVPELREGMALGLMLSFANLAESVKRLCIEDDDAVFEEKMKGVSLLEADGFDVEHLRSRLETLLRIKKGRAKLQGAIKDLELKFSHEETQRRAQMGVLNMTVRQLELQACLFRRMMQSALSQEISDASEISRLKAEVSKLDQYFSSATASPW; encoded by the exons ATGGGGCGCGGCCGGCCCAGGAAGCGACTGCGGTCCCGCGGGGACGACGAGGCAGCGAGGGAGGGGGGCGACGACGACCCAGCCCTCTTCCCCGTTGGCGCGGAGGTGGAGGTGCGCAGCGACGACCCCGGCTTCGTCGGCTCCTACTACGAGGCCACCGTCGAGGGGTACCAGCACAGCGACCTCAGCTACGTGGTGGCCTACTCCTCGCTCAGCCGCAGGGACGGCGGGGACTCGCCGCTGCGGGAGGTCGCCGCCACCACCAAcgtgcgcccgcgcccgccccacaggccgccgccgcggcgggggTTCGCCATGCACGACATGGTCGACGCGTTCCACAACGGCGGCTGGTGGGCCGGCGTCGTCGTCAGTGCCGTGCCGGTGCCGCCACCGGAGGTGGACACCGCGCAGCGGCCACGCAGGGTGTACAAGGTCTGCTTCCCGACGTCGCGGGAGCAGCTGGACTTCGAGGAGACGGCGCTGCGGCCGAGCCGCGTGTTCCTGGATGACTGCTGGgtccctgctgctgctgcaaagGCG AATGGAACACCACTATTCAGAGAGGGAAGCCAAGTTGAAGTGAGTCGCTCCACGAAAACGTTCGGCAAATACTGGAGTCCAGCTACTGTTCTCAAACTAATTGGTGCGTCGAGTTTCTTGGTACAATACAGAGATGTCAAAGAGGATGGTGAACTTGTTACTGAGATTCTAGATTCTCAATATATCCGGCCAACAAGAGACATGGTTCGCATGGACTCAAAGTATAGATTTTCCCCATCTTCTCCCGCAGAAGTCTTTCGTGAAGGTAGCTGGTGGCCTGGTGTTATTTTGGAGGTTTTGGATATTGAATCAACCAAGAAGTATGTCGTGAAAATCAAGAGCCACGAGGCAGACAAGGATGATGCCAAATGTACTGATTTGTTGACTGTTGACCATACACAACTGAGGCCGCGGTATGACTGGTACCATGGAAAATGGGTGCGCAGCATGTCAGAG AAACCTGTTAACAGGGGGCCTGAATCAACATCTCGAAAAAGGCCAGCTTCTGCTGTCTTGGCAATGGCATCATGTAACGATAGTGTTGATATTGCTAGCATGGCACCATGTGTTGACAATGACAGCATCAGCTATGAATCTGGCTCACATCTTATGGAAAAGGTAAATAAAGATGTAGTATCGGAACCATTTTGGCCTGACTTGGTGTCCAATGAAAATGATCCTACCAAGCATAAGGCAAGCACTTGTCCAGAAaaagtggtgaagcaacaaggTACAATATTGTCATTTAAGTCCCACTTGCCTACCAAGCGTAAGACAAGCAGTTATCCTGAAaaagtggtgaagcaacaaggTACAATGTTGTCATTCGAGTCCCACTTGGCACTTCCTTCACAATCATCAGCGACAGGGTTTGGCAATTTCAAATATGATCCTAAACTTTCTCTAAGTGATCAACTTGAACGATCCTCTTCTCAGATGGTGGCCAAGCCCTCTGCTCCACAGACTGGACAGCTGCAAGCTTCGTTGTTTGGATCATTTGGGACATTAAGGCCTCTTCCTCTCCCACTGACCCCATCTTTTATAATACCATCACATACCATAGAATTTGGCAGCGTTGTAGGATCAAACAAAGCACTAGCTTATCAGGAAAAGCAATCAACTGATGGATGTTGTGATGGTATGGCTGGCGTTAACCAGAGCACTAATTTTGGGCCATTTTCTGCATTCAAGAATGTTGCAGCTCATGAGGAACATGGAACGCCGAAACAGGATCATACTTCAGCCATGGTAAGGTATGCAGCTGAAGGTATCCAATCCATCGAGAATTCAGAAATAGTACAATTGTTTTCTATTAGTACGAGCAACTCTACTGAAGCACGACCTGATGATACATTGATTGCACCAAAAGGTGCCATGGTGAGGTATGCAGCTGAAGGTAGCAAATCCATCGAGAATTCAGAAATGACACAGTTGACTTCTGTTGGTACAAGCAACTCTACTGAAGCACAACCTGATGATACATTGATTGCACCAAAAGGTGACATGGTGAGGTATGCAGCTGAAGGTGGCCAGTCCACCGAGAATTCAGAAATAACACAGTTGTCTTCTATTGGTACGAGCAACTCTACTGAAGCGCAACCTGGTGATACATTGATTGCACCAAAAGGTTCTGAGGGTACGCCAATGTCCAAGTTTGTTCCAAGCAGAACACACGGCTCTAGCCACTCCTTGCTGCAGGGATCTCGTGATGTCCAGGAGAGCATCGTAGCTGAACAGCCTTCAGGATCCTCGGATGTTGAGGAAATTCCATTCGTGAAGACCTCCCCGTTGTGGGCACAGATCGAGGCAATGGAAGTTTTCCGTAAGGTGTTGCAACGACCAAACTTTCATAAGTGGCAGCAGCACGTTCCAGAGCTCCGTGAAGGAATGGCATTGGGTCTGATGCTCTCTTTCGCCAACCTGGCAGAGAGCGTAAAGAGGCTATGCATTGAGGATGACGATGCAGTGTTCGAAGAGAAGATGAAGGGCGTTTCTCTGCTGGAAGCTGATGGGTTCGACGTGGAGCACCTGCGATCACGCCTGGAAACATTGCTGCGCATAAAGAAGGGGCGTGCCAAACTGCAGGGCGCAATTAAAGATCTGGAGCTGAAGTTTTCTCACGAAGAGACTCAGAGGCGCGCACAGATGGGTGTGCTAAATATGACTGTCCGTCAGCTTGAACTGCAGGCTTGTCTCTTCCGCCGCATGATGCAGTCTGCTCTTTCACAGGAGATAAGTGATGCCTCGGAGATCTCGAGGCTGAAAGCAGAAGTTAGTAAGCTCGATCAGTACTTCAGCAGCGCCACCGCATCCCCGTGGTGA
- the LOC136517016 gene encoding cysteine and histidine-rich domain-containing protein RAR1-like, translated as MDSGVPAPAPAPAAAPAAKDKLCRRCKASYDPSANTRLSCRFHPSFFVCRRHDDQKRYYELRDGDPPYAAKFYDCCGAEDPDAPGCTTDLHRSYDDAQD; from the exons ATGGATTCCGGCgtgcctgcccctgcccctgccccggccgccgcgcccgcggccAAAGACAAGCTGTGCCGGCGGTGCAAGGCGAGCTACGACCCCTCGGCCAACACGCGCCTCTCCTGCAGGTTCCACCCTTCCTTCTTCGTCTGCCGCCGACACGACGACCAGAAGAG GTATTACGAGCTCCGCGACGGCGACCCTCCCTACGCCGCCAAGTTCTACGACTGCTGCGGCGCCGAGGACCCCGACGCTCCCGGATGCACCACAGACCTGCACCGTTCCTACGACGACGCCCAAGACTAG